Proteins encoded within one genomic window of Streptomyces sp. DH-12:
- a CDS encoding Crp/Fnr family transcriptional regulator has protein sequence MTEHRTQESAPARRSLRDFAGETVWADLLEHSFERRHPAGSVLLRQGESGTHVLAVVTGVAKVIRQERNGDLSLLAFRGPGELLGEVAVLDDGVRSANVESISQCVVGVMGKAEFLAFVSRHSLFPVLVRYALTRLRESDEARGGGDVRARLATALVHLIDISGHPHCAHGAGGPVELALTRHELAQHLGTSRNTVTAALNDLASCGVRAGRRRIVVDDLPALRLIVNREA, from the coding sequence GTGACCGAGCACAGGACACAGGAGTCGGCGCCGGCACGGCGAAGCCTTCGTGACTTCGCCGGGGAAACGGTCTGGGCCGACCTGCTGGAACACTCCTTCGAGCGGCGACACCCGGCGGGCAGCGTACTGCTGCGGCAGGGAGAGTCCGGTACTCACGTACTTGCCGTCGTAACAGGCGTGGCCAAGGTCATCCGGCAAGAGCGGAACGGCGATCTGTCGCTGCTCGCCTTCCGCGGTCCCGGAGAACTGCTGGGTGAGGTGGCCGTGCTGGATGACGGGGTCCGCTCAGCAAACGTCGAGTCCATCTCCCAATGTGTTGTGGGAGTGATGGGCAAGGCGGAGTTCCTGGCATTCGTCAGCAGACACAGTCTGTTCCCCGTGCTCGTGAGGTATGCCCTCACGCGGTTACGGGAGTCGGACGAGGCCCGCGGCGGTGGCGACGTCCGCGCCCGGCTGGCTACCGCATTGGTGCACCTGATCGACATCTCAGGACATCCTCACTGCGCGCACGGCGCAGGCGGCCCTGTAGAGCTCGCGCTGACCCGCCACGAGCTGGCCCAGCACCTAGGAACGTCCCGGAACACCGTTACCGCCGCCCTGAACGACCTCGCATCTTGTGGTGTACGCGCGGGACGGAGACGGATCGTCGTTGATGACTTGCCAGCTCTGCGACTCATCGTGAACCGAGAAGCGTAG